A region from the Triticum urartu cultivar G1812 chromosome 1, Tu2.1, whole genome shotgun sequence genome encodes:
- the LOC125506124 gene encoding E3 ubiquitin-protein ligase AIRP2-like, whose product MRRFQESVKALEADIEHANALASEFLRDYDGSVIQMRMAYSAVAHVLVQWTDCRLASALGLLKIMIYKVYAEDGTTTLPSWEREASIREFYGVIFPSLLQLPSGITELDDRKQRKLCVDKFKRRDGDFSQLDLEREVECGICLEVNAKIVLPDCTHSLCLRCFEEWNAKSKSCPFCRACLQKVKPTSLWVYTDDRDVVDMDALTSENIRRLFMYINKLPLVVLHVVDLDIYEYHSK is encoded by the exons ATGCGGAGGTTCCAGGAGTCCGTCAAGGCCCTCGAGGCCGACATCGAGCACGCCAATGCGCT GGCGTCGGAGTTCCTGAGGGACTACGACGGGTCGGTCATCCAGATGCGGATGGCCTACAGCGCCGTTGCGCATGTCCTCGTCCAGTGGACCGACTGTAGACTCGCCAGCGCGCTCGGCCTCCTCAAGATTATGATTTACAAG GTGTACGCGGAGGATGGCACGACGACCTTGCCAAGTTGGGAGAGGGAGGCCAGCATCAGAGAATTCTACG GTGTTATATTCCCGTCGTTGCTTCAGCTGCCAAGCGGGATCACTGAGTTGGACGACAGGAAGCAAAGGAAACTGTGCGTGGACAAGTTCAAGAGAAGGGATGGCGATTTCTCTCAGCTGGATTTGGAGAGGGAGGTCGAGTGTGGGATTTGTCTGGAGGTGAACGCTAAAATCGTGCTGCCCGACTGTACGCACTCTTTGTGCTTGAGGTGCTTCGAAGAATG GAATGCTAAATCAAAGTCGTGCCCCTTTTGCCGCGCCTGTCTCCAAAAGGTGAAGCCGACCAGTCTGTGGGTGTACACAGATGATCGTGATGTTGTAGACATGGATGCATTGACGAGTGAAAACATTAGGAGATTGTTTATGTACATAAATAAGCTACCACTTGTAGTCCTCCATGTTGTTGACCTTGACATTTATGAGTACCATAGCAAATAG